A window of the Coprobacter fastidiosus genome harbors these coding sequences:
- a CDS encoding Kelch repeat-containing protein, protein MKKLFVIFCLLYSISVYSSNINGGLFFRSHQQPGTIRTRLVLNGGKPIKIENGRTISFDLMLRKEIVWGYVVRIITNTQKNIDLVYLANKKNDRYPAWILNESQHPITQDLTYNKWIPISVKLMPKDNKITFSFGSIQSTQSFDFSGCKNVTIHFGTSGIKNFQVGDVAPINIKNVRVLDNKDNEIYHWELKQHADSICYDLIKQCPAITENPIWLIDNHSSWDQLYKQKIKGNPQITYNSDKNLFYIINGSNQLTVLNPITQKSYSIDNIKGKLASEKNNQITYDPYNHRLISYSLDQKSISVFSSENNSWSGTFTNGMDPAYIHHTVAISPKDTSLITFGGYGYYLYKNTLFKVNLNTHRWDSLQIKEISPRFSAVSTIVNNTLYIFGGKGSKNGRQEEVSHNLYDLYAVDLATFGIKKIWEIKSNIGDETDLLLRGNMIYSPTDSCFYAINVSKSQGYLVRISLNRPEIKRCSTNIGDMSAGYLFCNLYYSPDSSKLYTIFNREIRNSDPEVSIYSIDFPPIALKDTIQKTPSKNKLWVGVIIFLIFLSGYGLYKFSRRKKDKKPVSIEIKEKETAPQEEIKKTFDRSKSSISLLGGFNVKDKEGGDITNQFTPILKSLLLIILLYSVKTKQGISSNKLDSILWEDKDEKSARNNRNVSIRKLRVLLEKVGDIQVVFENNFWKITFGNEVFCDYVAAIQFIQDTSFDDFTKEATLYQLLELLVFGPLLPNTQADWIDNFKSDYSDITLDLLHSLLQKKEFEDKEDIQLLIADTIFLHDIFNEEALRVKCSILYKKDKRSIAKNTYDNFCKQYKSLLGTDYKISFSTIVTSKTTS, encoded by the coding sequence ATGAAAAAACTTTTTGTCATATTTTGCTTATTATACAGCATTTCTGTTTATTCTTCTAACATAAACGGCGGATTATTTTTCAGATCACACCAACAACCGGGAACAATACGCACACGACTTGTACTGAATGGAGGAAAACCTATAAAAATAGAAAACGGAAGAACCATATCATTCGACCTCATGCTGCGAAAAGAGATTGTATGGGGATATGTCGTGAGAATCATTACAAATACACAAAAAAATATAGATCTCGTATATCTTGCCAACAAGAAAAACGATCGTTATCCGGCATGGATACTCAATGAAAGTCAACATCCGATTACACAAGATCTGACATACAATAAATGGATACCGATAAGCGTCAAATTAATGCCGAAAGATAATAAAATCACTTTTTCGTTCGGATCGATTCAAAGCACTCAATCTTTTGATTTTTCAGGATGTAAAAATGTGACTATCCATTTCGGGACTTCCGGAATCAAAAACTTTCAAGTCGGAGATGTCGCTCCCATCAATATTAAAAATGTACGGGTATTAGACAACAAAGACAACGAAATATATCATTGGGAACTAAAACAACATGCAGATAGTATCTGTTATGATCTCATAAAACAATGTCCCGCAATTACAGAGAATCCTATATGGCTCATCGATAATCACTCTTCATGGGATCAATTATATAAACAAAAAATTAAAGGAAATCCCCAAATCACATATAATTCTGATAAAAATTTATTTTACATCATTAACGGGAGCAATCAACTGACCGTACTTAATCCTATCACACAAAAGTCATATTCAATAGATAATATCAAGGGAAAATTAGCCAGTGAAAAAAACAACCAAATAACTTATGATCCGTACAACCATAGGCTCATATCTTACAGCCTTGACCAGAAATCAATTTCGGTATTCTCATCGGAGAATAATTCTTGGAGCGGTACTTTCACGAACGGTATGGATCCGGCCTATATACACCATACTGTGGCTATATCCCCTAAAGATACCTCTTTAATTACGTTCGGAGGATATGGATATTATCTGTATAAAAACACATTGTTCAAGGTAAATTTGAATACTCATCGATGGGACAGTCTTCAAATCAAAGAGATTTCACCTCGATTTTCCGCCGTATCGACAATCGTAAACAATACTCTTTACATTTTCGGTGGCAAGGGAAGCAAAAACGGACGCCAAGAAGAAGTCAGTCATAACTTATATGACCTGTATGCTGTCGATTTAGCGACATTCGGAATAAAAAAAATATGGGAAATCAAATCAAATATTGGAGATGAGACAGACCTTTTATTAAGAGGAAATATGATTTATAGTCCGACAGATTCATGCTTTTATGCAATCAATGTCTCAAAATCACAAGGTTATTTAGTCCGAATTTCTTTAAACCGTCCTGAAATAAAAAGATGCTCAACCAATATAGGAGACATGTCGGCAGGGTATTTATTTTGTAATCTGTACTACTCTCCCGACAGCAGCAAACTATATACGATATTTAACAGGGAAATAAGGAATAGCGATCCGGAAGTCTCTATTTATTCGATAGATTTCCCGCCGATTGCATTAAAAGACACGATTCAAAAAACCCCTTCGAAAAATAAGTTATGGGTAGGAGTTATCATCTTTCTGATTTTTTTATCGGGCTACGGTTTATATAAATTCTCTCGTCGGAAAAAAGATAAAAAACCGGTCTCTATCGAAATAAAAGAAAAAGAAACAGCTCCTCAGGAAGAAATCAAAAAGACATTTGACAGATCAAAAAGCAGCATCAGCTTATTAGGAGGATTTAATGTCAAAGATAAAGAAGGAGGAGATATAACGAACCAATTTACTCCTATACTAAAATCTTTATTATTAATCATATTATTGTATAGCGTAAAAACAAAGCAAGGAATTAGCAGCAACAAACTGGATAGTATCTTATGGGAAGATAAAGATGAAAAATCTGCAAGAAATAATCGCAATGTCTCTATTCGCAAATTGCGGGTTTTATTAGAAAAAGTCGGAGACATACAGGTTGTTTTTGAAAATAATTTCTGGAAAATCACATTCGGAAACGAAGTTTTTTGCGATTATGTTGCCGCAATACAATTTATTCAGGATACCTCTTTCGACGATTTTACTAAAGAGGCTACATTATATCAATTGTTAGAATTACTCGTCTTCGGTCCGTTATTACCTAATACTCAAGCCGACTGGATCGATAATTTCAAAAGCGATTATTCAGACATAACGTTAGATCTTTTACATTCTCTTTTACAAAAGAAAGAATTTGAAGATAAAGAAGATATTCAATTATTGATCGCAGATACCATTTTTTTGCATGATATTTTCAATGAAGAAGCTTTGAGGGTCAAATGCTCTATTTTATACAAAAAAGATAAAAGAAGCATTGCCAAAAACACATACGACAATTTCTGCAAACAATATAAATCATTATTAGGTACGGATTACAAAATATCATTTTCAACTATCGTAACTTCTAAGACCACCTCATAA
- a CDS encoding glycoside hydrolase family 3 N-terminal domain-containing protein, protein MKKTWRIVLPALLVGSFISFADTKDKREINDKAVTEEICPCEMEGMDPEEAYNRSMANAGISQQVSKETPKYLNPNIPIEERIDDLLPRLTLEEKVIQLSDSWGSKGIARLKIPAMLKTEGLHGQSYATGSTIFPHGINMGSTFDTELIQEVGKATAIEAKAANLRVSWSPVLDVARDARWGRVEETYGEDPYLVGRIGVAWIKGFQGEHMFACPKHFAGHGQPVGGRDSHDYGLSDRVMRNIHLAPFRDVIKEANAFGVMAAYGLWNGVPDNGSKELLQKILREEWGFEGFVVSDCSGPENIQRKQSVVGTMEEAAAMAVRAGVDIECGSAYKKALASAVKKGIIKESELDANLRRVFRAKMRLGLFDRPSIENMVWNKLPEYDTPEHRALARKVAVKSTVLLKNENNLLPLDKNIKTIAVIGPNADQGQTGDYSAKYAPGQIISVLEGVKNHVSPSTKVLYAQGCTQLDMDTTGFAEAVNIAKQADAVILVVGDNSNRHENGNKKSTTGENVDGATLEIPGVQRQLIKAVEATGKPVVLVLVNGKPFTLTWEDENIESILETWYPGEEGGNATADIIFGDENPSGRLPISFPRHPGQLPLWYNYETSGRNYDYYDMPFTPLYRFGHGLSYTTFRYSNLKATTKSGDPGFVTVSVDIENTGKRPGEEVAQLYITDLVASVNTAVIDLKGFKRVFLKPGEKKTVTFELNPYLLSLLNPDMKRVLEAGKFRMHVGGVCPEPPKGSTEHKQKIGFKDPSQGISGEFTVDKDYKADFEYTVSAPKSVKGGESFKVVVKVKNSGNLLDIADVKLYGNSFLDDRRAEIEAGETKEMVFDVQIYASGNQTLTVILDDQIKSVPLKVSKVPAKLVLEGSSINMTEKGEMVYVAEARNVGSEPFNKSLDVKVEGVTVASQPLRLDAGASQRVEIKYAFPRSGTFRVKVGTEAEQQLIVPGGIGLALQDPLAYITFEGATDKEVKNEITGKMLPIQGKAQIIDGKNGKGFKKDKKETFVDAGGMDLYRKPFTLAAWVYLNQMDNGQAMFFGGQAPMGADVDVTGTRLAAGIFQEKTILSYENSDVRGNNKLQSGKWIHYVYTYNPEKEEGAIYIDGRLDKKAFQKPFAGPLERIAGSQRFSSGKFIIDDVLVARTTMDEKAVKELYTNGVEAMRKAQKVTDWRPMDSAVEKMKAWAELNAGGKIQVFVEVADNSGKVIDSKSVQLKSGENEYSLAGLKKGDKVRLRIDLSSTAWDGVPALQTVVLEGASPIRWSTVEEWMKGSASNSLLIGL, encoded by the coding sequence ATGAAAAAAACATGGAGAATTGTTTTGCCTGCGTTACTGGTGGGGTCGTTTATTTCTTTTGCCGACACGAAAGACAAAAGAGAAATAAATGATAAGGCAGTAACGGAAGAGATCTGTCCTTGTGAAATGGAAGGTATGGATCCCGAAGAAGCTTACAATCGTTCGATGGCAAATGCGGGCATATCCCAACAAGTGAGTAAAGAGACTCCAAAGTATTTAAATCCGAACATTCCTATTGAGGAACGTATCGATGACTTATTACCTCGGCTTACTCTTGAGGAGAAAGTAATTCAATTGAGTGATAGCTGGGGATCAAAAGGTATTGCTCGGTTGAAGATTCCTGCAATGTTGAAAACCGAAGGGTTGCACGGCCAGTCTTATGCTACCGGTTCTACCATATTTCCACACGGGATTAATATGGGTAGTACGTTTGATACGGAATTAATACAAGAAGTCGGTAAAGCTACGGCAATTGAGGCTAAAGCTGCAAATTTACGGGTTTCTTGGTCTCCGGTGTTGGATGTGGCGCGTGATGCCCGTTGGGGACGTGTCGAGGAAACCTATGGTGAAGATCCTTATCTCGTTGGTCGTATAGGTGTAGCATGGATCAAGGGTTTTCAGGGTGAACACATGTTTGCCTGTCCTAAGCATTTTGCCGGTCACGGACAACCGGTCGGCGGTCGTGATAGTCATGATTACGGATTGTCGGATAGAGTAATGCGTAATATTCATTTAGCACCTTTCCGCGATGTTATTAAAGAAGCGAATGCATTCGGAGTTATGGCGGCTTATGGGCTTTGGAACGGAGTGCCTGATAACGGTTCGAAAGAGTTGCTTCAGAAAATCCTTCGTGAAGAATGGGGATTTGAAGGTTTTGTCGTTTCTGATTGTAGCGGCCCTGAAAATATTCAGCGGAAACAGTCTGTTGTGGGTACTATGGAAGAAGCTGCCGCTATGGCTGTTCGTGCCGGAGTAGATATCGAATGTGGATCGGCTTATAAAAAGGCGTTGGCTTCGGCAGTAAAGAAAGGCATTATAAAAGAAAGCGAATTGGATGCCAACCTGCGTCGAGTATTCAGAGCTAAGATGCGCTTGGGATTGTTTGATAGACCGAGTATTGAAAATATGGTTTGGAACAAACTTCCGGAATATGATACTCCCGAACATCGGGCTTTGGCTCGTAAAGTAGCAGTAAAAAGTACGGTTCTTCTGAAAAATGAAAATAATCTTCTTCCGTTGGATAAAAATATCAAGACAATCGCTGTGATCGGTCCGAATGCAGATCAGGGACAGACTGGTGACTACTCTGCAAAATATGCACCCGGTCAGATAATTTCGGTTTTAGAAGGTGTCAAAAACCATGTGAGTCCTTCTACAAAAGTTTTGTATGCGCAAGGTTGTACGCAACTCGATATGGATACTACAGGTTTTGCAGAGGCTGTGAATATTGCGAAACAGGCTGATGCCGTGATTCTTGTTGTGGGAGATAATTCGAACCGACATGAGAACGGAAACAAAAAAAGTACTACGGGAGAAAATGTTGATGGTGCTACTTTAGAAATACCGGGAGTACAGCGACAATTAATTAAAGCTGTCGAAGCAACAGGAAAACCTGTCGTGCTGGTTTTGGTAAATGGTAAACCGTTTACATTGACATGGGAAGATGAAAATATCGAGTCTATTCTTGAAACTTGGTATCCGGGAGAAGAAGGCGGTAATGCAACTGCAGACATTATCTTTGGTGATGAGAATCCGTCCGGACGTTTGCCTATCTCATTCCCTCGTCATCCGGGACAGTTGCCTTTGTGGTATAATTATGAAACTTCCGGACGTAATTATGACTATTATGATATGCCGTTTACTCCATTATACCGTTTCGGTCATGGATTGAGTTATACGACATTCCGTTATTCTAACCTTAAAGCTACTACTAAAAGCGGAGATCCCGGTTTTGTGACTGTTTCGGTAGATATTGAAAATACCGGGAAAAGGCCGGGTGAAGAAGTAGCTCAGTTATATATAACCGATTTGGTAGCTTCGGTAAATACCGCAGTTATAGATTTGAAAGGTTTTAAGCGTGTTTTCTTGAAACCGGGAGAAAAGAAAACCGTTACTTTCGAACTGAACCCTTATTTGCTTTCTTTATTGAATCCGGATATGAAACGAGTTTTGGAAGCTGGAAAATTCAGAATGCATGTCGGAGGAGTTTGTCCTGAACCGCCAAAAGGTTCTACCGAACATAAGCAGAAAATCGGTTTTAAAGATCCGAGCCAAGGTATTTCCGGTGAGTTTACGGTCGATAAAGACTACAAAGCAGATTTTGAATATACCGTATCGGCACCGAAAAGTGTAAAAGGCGGAGAATCGTTTAAGGTGGTCGTAAAGGTGAAGAACAGCGGAAATTTATTAGATATCGCTGATGTTAAATTGTATGGAAATAGTTTCTTGGATGATCGTCGTGCTGAGATCGAAGCCGGAGAAACAAAAGAAATGGTTTTTGATGTGCAGATATATGCAAGCGGCAATCAGACTTTAACCGTAATTTTGGATGATCAGATAAAATCCGTTCCTTTAAAAGTTTCGAAAGTTCCGGCAAAACTCGTTTTGGAAGGTAGTTCGATCAATATGACCGAGAAAGGAGAAATGGTTTATGTCGCAGAGGCACGAAATGTAGGAAGTGAACCTTTTAATAAGAGTTTGGATGTGAAAGTAGAAGGCGTAACCGTTGCATCACAACCGTTGCGTTTGGATGCTGGAGCTAGTCAGCGTGTCGAAATTAAATACGCATTCCCTCGTTCCGGTACATTCCGTGTGAAAGTCGGTACTGAAGCAGAGCAACAATTGATTGTTCCGGGAGGAATCGGATTGGCATTGCAAGACCCGTTGGCTTATATAACTTTCGAAGGAGCGACAGATAAAGAAGTCAAAAATGAGATTACCGGAAAAATGTTGCCGATTCAAGGTAAAGCCCAAATTATCGACGGCAAAAACGGAAAGGGTTTTAAGAAAGACAAAAAAGAGACTTTTGTCGATGCAGGCGGTATGGATCTGTACCGGAAACCGTTTACTTTGGCAGCATGGGTTTATCTGAACCAGATGGATAACGGTCAGGCTATGTTCTTCGGTGGACAAGCTCCGATGGGGGCGGATGTCGATGTAACCGGAACACGGTTGGCAGCCGGTATTTTCCAAGAAAAAACAATTCTTTCTTACGAAAATAGCGACGTTCGCGGTAACAATAAATTGCAATCGGGAAAATGGATACATTATGTTTATACCTACAATCCTGAGAAAGAAGAAGGAGCGATTTACATAGACGGTCGTTTGGATAAGAAGGCTTTCCAGAAACCTTTTGCCGGACCACTGGAACGTATTGCCGGGTCTCAGCGTTTTTCATCAGGTAAATTTATTATAGATGATGTTCTTGTTGCCCGTACGACGATGGATGAGAAAGCCGTAAAAGAACTTTATACAAATGGTGTGGAAGCTATGCGTAAAGCTCAGAAAGTAACCGATTGGCGTCCTATGGATTCGGCTGTTGAAAAAATGAAAGCGTGGGCAGAATTAAATGCTGGTGGAAAAATTCAGGTTTTTGTTGAGGTTGCAGATAATAGCGGAAAAGTAATCGATTCTAAATCGGTACAGTTGAAGAGCGGAGAAAATGAATATTCTTTGGCAGGATTAAAAAAAGGTGACAAAGTTCGTTTACGTATAGATTTGTCATCTACAGCTTGGGACGGTGTCCCAGCCTTGCAAACGGTCGTTTTGGAAGGTGCTTCACCGATCCGTTGGTCGACGGTTGAAGAATGGATGAAAGGTTCTGCTTCTAATTCTTTGTTAATAGGATTGTGA
- a CDS encoding MATE family efflux transporter, which produces MLKKTFRLYRDHYVALLRLGVPIMIGQLGIIIVGFADNMMVGHHTSEELAAASFVNNLFNLPLMFALGFSLGLTPLIGNLVGKNQVAKAGQTLRYGLIANLLLAILLIGVMSVVYVNIDRMGQPEELLPLIKPYFLIHLSGLIFIMLFNAFKQFADGIMDTRISMYILLCGNVLNIIGNYLLIFGPGFFPELGLLGAGFSTLLSRIFTLSVFVYLFFFTSRYGRFKEGFRHLKGDSGKQLLHLTKMGMPIALQMGMETGSFNLSVIMMGWIGTAALAAHQAVATFTTIGFMLYYGIGSAITILVSNAKGSGEMNKVRSIANAGFHVIILLAVCIVIIMALFRQQVGYLFTDSEEVNGIVALLIIPTMVYQFGDGLQVAYANALRGIGDVKPMALIAFVSYFLVCLPAAYLFGFVCRGGAMGIWWGFPIGLTLAGVMFYSRFRYKMKNSKIV; this is translated from the coding sequence ATGCTGAAAAAAACATTTCGATTATACAGGGATCATTATGTAGCATTGTTGAGATTGGGAGTCCCGATTATGATAGGACAGTTGGGGATTATCATTGTTGGATTTGCCGATAATATGATGGTCGGTCATCATACTTCGGAGGAGTTGGCTGCAGCATCTTTTGTAAATAATCTTTTTAATCTTCCGTTGATGTTTGCTTTAGGCTTTTCTCTGGGGCTTACTCCGTTGATCGGGAATCTGGTCGGAAAAAATCAGGTAGCAAAAGCCGGTCAGACTCTTCGATATGGTCTTATCGCCAATTTGCTTTTAGCGATTTTACTGATCGGGGTTATGTCCGTAGTTTATGTTAATATAGACCGGATGGGACAACCGGAAGAACTTTTGCCTTTAATTAAACCCTATTTCTTGATTCATTTGTCGGGTTTGATTTTTATCATGCTATTTAATGCTTTCAAGCAATTTGCCGATGGCATTATGGATACTCGTATCTCGATGTACATACTTTTGTGTGGTAATGTGCTGAATATTATAGGTAACTATTTATTGATATTCGGCCCGGGTTTTTTCCCAGAACTTGGACTGCTCGGAGCAGGATTCTCTACATTATTATCTCGTATTTTCACGTTGTCGGTTTTTGTGTATCTGTTTTTCTTTACGTCTCGTTATGGCAGATTTAAAGAAGGCTTTCGTCATCTTAAAGGTGATTCGGGGAAACAATTGCTTCATTTAACCAAAATGGGAATGCCTATTGCTTTGCAAATGGGGATGGAAACCGGATCTTTCAATTTGAGTGTCATTATGATGGGATGGATCGGTACGGCAGCATTGGCGGCACATCAGGCAGTTGCAACTTTTACTACAATCGGTTTTATGCTTTATTACGGTATCGGGTCGGCTATTACGATTTTGGTAAGTAATGCTAAAGGATCAGGAGAAATGAATAAAGTAAGATCGATAGCAAATGCCGGATTTCATGTAATAATTCTTTTGGCCGTATGTATTGTAATCATAATGGCTTTGTTCCGACAACAGGTAGGTTATCTGTTTACAGATTCGGAAGAAGTGAACGGAATCGTAGCATTGTTGATAATACCGACTATGGTATATCAGTTCGGAGATGGCTTACAAGTTGCGTATGCGAATGCTTTAAGGGGAATAGGAGATGTGAAACCGATGGCCTTGATTGCGTTTGTCAGTTATTTCCTTGTATGTTTACCTGCGGCATATTTATTTGGCTTTGTTTGTCGGGGTGGTGCTATGGGTATCTGGTGGGGATTTCCGATTGGTCTGACTTTGGCAGGAGTCATGTTTTATTCTCGTTTTAGATATAAGATGAAGAATTCGAAAATCGTGTAG